A genomic segment from Aridibaculum aurantiacum encodes:
- a CDS encoding pectate lyase family protein: MKLIGIMALFCMVSCTQKIASSGAATANRPIAFPGAEGFGKYTTGGRGGKVVIVNNLNDNGEGSLRQALKSSQPKIIVFEVSGTIHLLSPLEISANTTIAGHSAPGDGICLADHPVVLDGDNIIVRYMRFRMGDRYQDNGMVHGSGDDDAFSGQRRKHIIVDHCSMSWSTDEVCTVYNGDSTTLQWNIISEPLDYSYHFETGDKDWEHHGFGGIWGGRHLSGHHNLFAHCNNRTPRFNGIRHLPEEFVDFRNNVIYNWGSNNVYAGEGGTYNIVNNYYKHGPSTNERVRFRVLTPYKTATIPYGNFHLSGNYVDGSEEVSEDNWKGVVMNDGGPQDAIQAKVPTPFSSVFINTEKATLAYEHVLNSAGASFRRDTLDERIVKDVRNRTGKIIDVQGGLPHGTPYEKSKHAWPTLRQLAAPADTDRDGMPDTWEKQQGLNPADPSDASSYKLSSAYTNIEVYLNSLIK; encoded by the coding sequence ATGAAATTGATTGGCATAATGGCCTTGTTTTGCATGGTCTCTTGCACGCAAAAGATTGCTTCGTCAGGTGCAGCTACAGCAAATAGACCTATCGCTTTTCCTGGTGCTGAGGGTTTTGGAAAATATACAACTGGTGGCAGGGGTGGTAAAGTAGTAATAGTAAATAACCTGAACGACAACGGCGAGGGAAGCCTGCGGCAGGCACTAAAAAGTAGCCAACCAAAGATCATCGTATTCGAAGTTTCAGGAACCATTCATCTTCTTTCTCCTTTAGAGATTTCCGCTAATACCACTATTGCAGGTCATTCTGCACCTGGTGATGGAATATGCCTGGCCGATCACCCCGTGGTTTTGGATGGTGACAATATTATCGTCCGCTATATGCGCTTCAGGATGGGCGACCGTTACCAGGACAATGGTATGGTGCACGGCAGTGGCGATGATGATGCCTTCAGCGGTCAAAGGCGGAAGCATATCATTGTTGATCATTGCTCAATGAGCTGGAGTACTGATGAAGTCTGCACCGTGTACAATGGTGATAGCACCACGCTTCAATGGAACATCATTTCTGAGCCCCTCGATTATTCTTATCATTTTGAAACAGGTGATAAAGATTGGGAGCACCATGGGTTTGGTGGTATCTGGGGTGGAAGGCATTTGTCCGGGCATCACAATCTTTTCGCCCATTGCAACAATCGGACGCCACGTTTCAATGGTATTCGCCACCTGCCCGAGGAGTTCGTTGATTTCAGGAACAACGTGATATACAACTGGGGTAGCAACAATGTGTACGCTGGCGAAGGAGGCACCTACAATATTGTAAATAACTACTACAAACATGGCCCTTCTACCAATGAGCGCGTTCGCTTCCGGGTTTTAACCCCTTACAAGACCGCCACTATTCCTTATGGAAATTTCCATTTATCTGGCAATTATGTAGATGGTTCTGAAGAAGTAAGTGAAGACAACTGGAAAGGCGTGGTGATGAATGATGGTGGTCCGCAGGATGCAATCCAGGCAAAAGTGCCAACTCCTTTTTCCTCAGTATTTATAAATACAGAAAAAGCCACATTAGCCTACGAGCATGTGCTAAATTCTGCTGGCGCTAGTTTTAGACGAGACACGCTTGATGAGCGTATCGTAAAAGATGTTCGCAACCGTACAGGCAAAATTATCGATGTGCAGGGTGGACTTCCGCATGGCACACCTTACGAGAAGTCGAAGCATGCCTGGCCAACGCTAAGGCAGTTAGCTGCACCTGCCGATACAGACCGTGATGGAATGCCTGACACATGGGAAAAACAGCAAGGACTTAATCCTGCTGATCCATCAGATGCATCTTCCTATAAATTATCTTCAGCATATACTAATATAGAAGTATACCTAAACAGCTTAATAAAATAA
- a CDS encoding RagB/SusD family nutrient uptake outer membrane protein has translation MKKLSYKYLAVLLVATTTLATSCRKYLDEVQPESTFGPEYVFDNVDNATRAILGTYAAMTGDNGYGIRISMYYPYDDDIMMGQGGAPGDNERRDIARYNVQPSNTQLLQPYSQLYSGVERANLCIYYIPRMEQYISGTDQQKRDLRRLHGEALTLRAQYYFELVRNWGDVPAQWQPSAFETDLFKPKTNRDSIYDRILSDLELAATMVPWRTEVGGTSERITQGAVRGLRARIALFRGGYALRSDRTMRRPANYKEYYQIARDECAAIMARPGDHSLNPSFRAIWKDNILAHRIEPNGEVLFEVAMAGGGSALGDSKLGYYNGPRYGSFGNSALIILPTYFYMFDPADTRRDVTAAPYDFNASGFVVATAANAIRDGKFRRDWITNPVVLSSNAQYFGINWPMIRFSDVLLMFAEADNEINNGPSAAARAAFERVRLRAFNNNAALIGTTPSDYTGFFNAIVKERALELGGEGIRKYDLIRWNILGQKMAETKAELEALATNPLPAPYTNLPRTMTYKTNSTTLEYLNSFYAPNPNTTAPAGYANVNWVGQSNIRSSLLVTSAGVPVYGGYFQQNKNELLPFPQAAIDANPRLVQNPGY, from the coding sequence ATGAAAAAGTTGTCATATAAATATTTAGCTGTCCTTTTAGTTGCAACTACCACACTGGCTACTTCGTGTAGGAAATACCTTGACGAAGTACAACCAGAATCTACTTTTGGTCCTGAATACGTTTTTGATAATGTAGATAATGCTACAAGAGCTATTCTGGGAACTTACGCAGCAATGACCGGCGATAACGGTTATGGTATCCGTATCAGCATGTACTACCCTTATGATGATGATATCATGATGGGACAAGGTGGTGCACCTGGCGATAACGAAAGAAGAGATATTGCCCGTTACAACGTGCAGCCAAGTAACACACAGTTGCTGCAGCCGTACAGCCAGTTATATTCTGGTGTAGAGCGTGCTAACCTTTGTATCTACTACATTCCAAGAATGGAGCAGTACATATCTGGTACCGATCAGCAGAAAAGAGACCTGAGAAGGCTTCATGGTGAAGCGTTGACGCTGAGAGCGCAGTACTACTTTGAACTCGTAAGAAACTGGGGAGATGTGCCTGCACAATGGCAGCCTTCAGCTTTCGAGACAGATCTATTTAAGCCTAAAACAAACAGGGATAGCATCTACGACAGGATTCTAAGTGACCTTGAGCTGGCTGCTACTATGGTGCCTTGGAGAACTGAAGTTGGTGGTACTAGTGAAAGAATTACCCAGGGTGCTGTAAGAGGTTTGCGTGCACGTATTGCTCTTTTCCGCGGTGGTTATGCACTACGCAGCGACAGAACAATGCGCCGCCCTGCTAACTACAAAGAGTACTACCAGATAGCACGCGACGAATGTGCTGCTATCATGGCAAGACCTGGTGATCATAGCTTGAATCCAAGCTTCCGTGCAATTTGGAAAGACAATATTCTTGCGCACCGCATAGAGCCAAATGGCGAGGTGTTATTTGAAGTGGCTATGGCCGGTGGCGGTAGTGCTTTGGGAGATAGCAAGCTAGGATACTACAATGGTCCTCGTTATGGTTCTTTTGGAAACTCTGCGCTGATTATTCTTCCTACTTACTTCTACATGTTCGATCCTGCCGATACAAGGCGCGATGTAACCGCTGCTCCATACGATTTCAACGCAAGTGGTTTTGTGGTAGCTACAGCTGCTAACGCCATTCGTGATGGTAAGTTCCGCAGAGACTGGATCACCAATCCTGTAGTATTAAGTTCAAACGCACAATACTTTGGTATCAACTGGCCGATGATCCGTTTTTCTGATGTATTGCTGATGTTTGCAGAAGCAGATAACGAAATCAACAACGGACCTTCTGCTGCAGCAAGAGCCGCTTTTGAGCGTGTAAGATTAAGAGCGTTCAATAACAATGCTGCGCTTATCGGTACTACTCCTTCTGATTACACTGGTTTCTTCAATGCCATTGTAAAAGAAAGAGCACTAGAACTTGGTGGTGAAGGTATCCGTAAGTACGACCTGATCCGTTGGAATATCCTGGGTCAGAAAATGGCAGAAACAAAGGCTGAGTTAGAAGCATTGGCTACTAATCCACTTCCTGCTCCTTACACCAACTTGCCACGTACTATGACGTATAAAACGAACTCTACTACACTTGAGTACCTGAATTCGTTCTATGCACCTAATCCAAACACCACAGCGCCAGCAGGATATGCAAACGTAAACTGGGTTGGACAAAGTAACATCAGGTCTTCACTGTTAGTTACCAGTGCAGGTGTACCTGTATACGGTGGATACTTCCAGCAGAATAAGAACGAGTTGTTGCCTTTCCCACAGGCTGCAATAGATGCTAATCCTCGCCTGGTTCAGAATCCTGGATATTAA